One Rissa tridactyla isolate bRisTri1 chromosome 1, bRisTri1.patW.cur.20221130, whole genome shotgun sequence DNA segment encodes these proteins:
- the LOC128917601 gene encoding claudin-8-like, with the protein MVGSALQIAGLLLGGIGMIGTFAVTGMPQWRVSAFIENNIIVFETIWEGLWMHCIRQANIRMQCKVYDSVLALSPDLQASRGLMCAGSVLSFLAFVVAIIGMKCMRCVRSTWQAKGYIILTAGLLFILSGAVELIPVCWVANTIISDFYNPAVNVAQKRELGEALYLGWAAAFCLIAAGAIFCCFYRCCEKTRSYGYSAPTHYSTDSQHLHRKTESSYSKSQYV; encoded by the coding sequence ATGGTCGGCAGTGCTTTGCAGATTGCCGGGCTGCTCCTTGGTGGCATTGGCATGATTGGGACATTCGCTGTCACGGGCATGCCACAGTGGAGAGTGTCTGCCTTCATTGAGAACAACATCATCGTGTTTGAGACCATTTGGGAAGGCCTGTGGATGCACTGCATCAGGCAAGCCAACATCAGGATGCAGTGCAAGGTCTACGACTCCGTGCTGGCCCTCTCGCCGGACCTGCAGGCATCCAGAGGGCTGATGTGTGCTGGGTCGGTGCTCTCGTTCCTTGCTTTTGTGGTTGCCATTATTGGGATGAAGTGCATGCGGTGCGTGCGGAGCACCTGGCAAGCCAAGGGCTATATTATTCTGACGGCTGGGCTCCTCTTCATCCTCTCGGGTGCCGTCGAGCTCATTCCAGTCTGCTGGGTTGCCAACACCATCATCAGTGACTTCTACAACCCCGCGGTCAATGTTGCCCAGAAAAGGGAGCTTGGAGAGGCCCTCTACCTGGGCTGggcagctgccttctgcctcattGCTGCCGGAGCCATATTCTGTTGCTTTTACCGCTGTTGTGAGAAAACCAGAAGCTACGGATACTCCGCACCAACCCACTACTCCACTGACAGCCAGCATTTGCACAGGAAGACCGAAAGCTCATACTCCAAAAGTCAGTACGTCTAG